The Micromonospora siamensis genome contains the following window.
ACGACGATCAACGCCACGGCGGCCAACAGGACCGCTGCAAATTCCATAGGGCTCACCTTTTCGCTTCCGGCAGTTGGCCGGTGGAGGAAACGTCGTCCTGCCACACCAGGGCGGTGGCGCCCCGGACCTTGATCACCTGAACCCGCTCACCGGGGACGAAACTCTGCGTCGCGTCGTACGACCGGGCGCTCCACAACTCACCGTCGATCTTGACCATGCCGCGCTCGGAGTCGACGGGCTCCAGCACCAGCGCGGTCGATCCCTCGATCGCCTCCACCCCGAACGGCTGCTC
Protein-coding sequences here:
- a CDS encoding NfeD family protein, whose product is MDAVVWIVLGVVLAVAEIFTTTLFLIMFAAGAFAAAGAAALGAPVAAQAVVFALVSALSVAVARPVIRRHSRSALETGEQPFGVEAIEGSTALVLEPVDSERGMVKIDGELWSARSYDATQSFVPGERVQVIKVRGATALVWQDDVSSTGQLPEAKR